Within the Pseudomonas fulva genome, the region TGTTCGGCAATGCTCGCTCTCGGGCTTGCCGCACCGTTAAGCCGCGCTGTGGCGAACGACGCCGATAGCGGCGCCGAGGCGAGCGCTACAGTGCCTTCGCTGAACGGCAAGCGCGTCGCCATCAGCACCGTGGGCACCAGTATCTATTTCGACAGCCGGGCCTTCAAGGCGCAGGTCGAGGAGGTGCAACGCCTCGGTGGCACGCCGATCACCCTGGACGCCGGGCGCAACGACAAGGCCATGGTGACCCAGTTGCAGAACCTGGTGACCCAGAAGCCCGATGCGGTGATTCATAACCTCGGTACACTGAGCATCATCGACCCATGGTTCAAGCGCATCAGCGCCGCCGGCATCCCGCTGTTCACCATCGAGGTGCCATCGCAGTACGCGATCAATACGATTTCCGCCGACAACTGGAGCACGGGATTGCTACTGGCCAAGCAGTTGGTGGCCGATCTGCGCGGCAAGGGCAGGGTGCTGCTGTTCAATGGTTTTTATGGCGTACCGAGCTGCGGCATTCGTTACGATCAGTTGAAGCTGGTTAGCAAATTCTACCCGCAAATCGAATTCATCCAGCCGGAGCTGCACGACGTGATTCCCAACACCGTGCAGGACGCCCGCAGCCAGGTTGCCGCCTTGCTCAACAAGTACCCCAAGGGTGAACTCGACGCGATCTGGGCGGCCTGGGATCTGCCGCAGCTCGGGGCCAGCCAGGCGTTGATCGAAGCCGGGCGCAATGAAGTGCGCACCTATGGCGTCGACGGTACGCCCGAGGTGCTGGACCTGCTGCGCCAACCGGGTAGCCCGGTGGCGGCGGTAGTGGCGCAGCAGCCGGCGCTGATCGGCCGTACGGCGGTACACAACGTTGCCCGTTACCTGGCTGGCGAGCACGATCTGCCGCGCGAGACGTTCGTCGAAACCCTGCTGACCACGGCGGGTAACGTCGATGAAGTCCGACGTATCCGGGGCGACGCATGAGTACGCCGGTGCTGGAGCTGCGCGGCATCGTCAAGACCTTCGGCGCCACCCGTGCACTCGATGGCGCGAGCCTGCGCGTGGCGGCGGGCAGCGTGCACGGCCTGGTAGGCGAGAACGGTGCCGGCAAGTCGACGCTGATCAAGGTGCTGGCCGGCATCCACCGCCCGGACGCCGGCAGCCTGCTGCTCGACGGCCAGCCTTACGGGCATTTCAGCCCGCGCCAGGTGGAGCGCCTGGGCATCGGCTTCATCCATCAGGAGCGCTTGTTGCCGGCCAGTTTCACGGTTGGTGAAGCTTTGTTCTTAGGCCATGAACGGCGGCGCGGCCCATTGCTCGATCGACGTAGCCAGCAGTGCGAGGCTGCACATTTGCTGGACGATTACTTCGGCCTGCGTCTGCCGGCCGATGCGCTGATCGGTGAACTGAGCAGCGCCGAGCAACAGGTGGTGCAGATCGTCCGTGCGCTGCTGGTCAAACCCCGTGTGCTGGTGTTCGACGAGCCCAGTGTGGCTCTGGTGCAGCGTGAAGTGGAGCGTTTGCTGCGGATCATCCAGCGCTTGCGCGATGATGGCCTGGCGATCATCTACATCTCTCATTACCTGCAGGAAATCGAGGCCCTGTGCGACCGCGTGACGGTGCTGCGCAACGGTCGCGATGTCGCCGAAGTCGACCCACGAAACACGTCGCTGGAGCAGATCACGCGGCTGATGGTCAACCGAGAAGTCGGCGAGCTGTATCCCAAGGTGACGGTGCCTGCCGGTGCGCCGTTGCTCGAGGTGCGCGGGTTGAGCCGGGCACGGGCTTACCTGGATGTCGACCTGCAGGTGCGCCGCGGCGAGATCGTCGGCCTCACCGGGTTGGTGGGTTCGGGCGCCAAGGAGCTGCTGCGCAGCCTGTTCGGCCTGGCACCACCGGACGTCGGCGAGGTACGCCTGGAAGGGCGTCCGTTGTCCCTGCGCAGCCCGCGCGAGGCGGTCGGCGAGGGCATCGCGCTGCTGCCCGAAGAGCGCCGCCGACAAGGCGTGGCGCTCGACCTGAGTGTGCAGGAGAACACCACCCTGGCAGCCCTGTCGCGCTTCGTCCGCGTGGGGCTGTTGTCGCCGGTGCGCGAGCGTCGTACCACCCTCGAGTTGATCGAGCGCCTGAGTATCAAGACCCCGGGCGCGCATGCTGCGGTGCGCCAGCTCAGCGGCGGCAACCAGCAGAAGGTGGCGCTGGCGAAGTGGTTCGCGCGGCGCTCCAGCCTGTACCTGCTGGACGAGCCCAGCGTTGGCATCGATGTCGGCGCCAAGGTGGAGATCTATCGGCTGATCGGCGAACTGGTGAAGGAGGGCGCCGGGGTGCTGATCCTGTCCTCCGACCTGCCGGAGTTGATCGGTCTCTGCGACCGCATTCATGTCATGCACCGCGGCGCCATCGCCGCACGTTTCGCCGCTGGCGAAGCGAACAGTGACCGCCTGTTGGCGGTGGCCAGCGGCGCGCAACGCGCACCGCACGAGGAACGACCTTTCTATGCCTACGCCATCGCTATCTGAGGCCTTGCGCCCGCAGTTCGTGCAATTCTTAAGGCGGCGCGGGGCGCTGTTGGCCTTTGCCGCGATCCTGCTGGCCTTCGCCTTCAGCGCGCCGAACTTCCTCACCCCGGGCAACCTGGTCAATGTCCTCGCCCAGTCGGCGATCCTTGGCATCCTTGCCTTCGGCCTGACCACGGTGATCATCGGCGGTGGCTCGAACGTGGTGTCCGGTGGGCTCGATCTGTCGCTGGCGGCCAATCTCGGCTTGTCAGCGGCGGTCTATGCCAGCCTGAACAATGCCGGTGTCGGTGATTTCGCCAGTATTGCCGCGACCCTTGGCACCGGCCTGGCCATCGGCACGCTGAATGCGCTGGTGGTGGTCGGTTTCCGTTTGCCGCCGCTGCTGGCGACCCTGGCGACCTTGAACCTGGTGGCCGGGCTGGAACTGGTGCTGACCGAGAACACCGTGCTGCCCAGCACTTCGCCGTTGCTGGAATGGCTGGCCTTCGGCAGCTGGCTCGGCGTGCCAGCCTTGGCCTGGGTGCTGGCGGCGGTCGGCGGCGTGCTGATTCTGTTGATCCAGCACACGCCCTTCGGCCTGCGCCTGTACGCCGTCGGCGAGTACCCGGAAGCGGCCAATGCCGCCGGCCTGTCGGTACGCGGCTACGTGTTCGCCAGCTACCTGATCAGTGGCCTGTGCGGCAGTCTGGCGGCGTTCTGCTCGGCGGCCTGGTTCAGCGGCAGCACCACCGGCTCCGGCGAGATGCTGCTATCGGTGGTGGCCATCGCGTTTCTCGGGGTGATCTTCTCCCGGCGCCTGCAGCCAAGCATCGGCGGCGCACTGCTGGCCACGTTGCTGGTCGGGGTGCTGATCAACGGCTTCCAGCTTCTGAATA harbors:
- a CDS encoding sugar ABC transporter ATP-binding protein, with product MSTPVLELRGIVKTFGATRALDGASLRVAAGSVHGLVGENGAGKSTLIKVLAGIHRPDAGSLLLDGQPYGHFSPRQVERLGIGFIHQERLLPASFTVGEALFLGHERRRGPLLDRRSQQCEAAHLLDDYFGLRLPADALIGELSSAEQQVVQIVRALLVKPRVLVFDEPSVALVQREVERLLRIIQRLRDDGLAIIYISHYLQEIEALCDRVTVLRNGRDVAEVDPRNTSLEQITRLMVNREVGELYPKVTVPAGAPLLEVRGLSRARAYLDVDLQVRRGEIVGLTGLVGSGAKELLRSLFGLAPPDVGEVRLEGRPLSLRSPREAVGEGIALLPEERRRQGVALDLSVQENTTLAALSRFVRVGLLSPVRERRTTLELIERLSIKTPGAHAAVRQLSGGNQQKVALAKWFARRSSLYLLDEPSVGIDVGAKVEIYRLIGELVKEGAGVLILSSDLPELIGLCDRIHVMHRGAIAARFAAGEANSDRLLAVASGAQRAPHEERPFYAYAIAI
- a CDS encoding sugar ABC transporter substrate-binding protein; its protein translation is MSDHPFAGISRRHLLGACSAMLALGLAAPLSRAVANDADSGAEASATVPSLNGKRVAISTVGTSIYFDSRAFKAQVEEVQRLGGTPITLDAGRNDKAMVTQLQNLVTQKPDAVIHNLGTLSIIDPWFKRISAAGIPLFTIEVPSQYAINTISADNWSTGLLLAKQLVADLRGKGRVLLFNGFYGVPSCGIRYDQLKLVSKFYPQIEFIQPELHDVIPNTVQDARSQVAALLNKYPKGELDAIWAAWDLPQLGASQALIEAGRNEVRTYGVDGTPEVLDLLRQPGSPVAAVVAQQPALIGRTAVHNVARYLAGEHDLPRETFVETLLTTAGNVDEVRRIRGDA
- a CDS encoding ABC transporter permease — translated: MPTPSLSEALRPQFVQFLRRRGALLAFAAILLAFAFSAPNFLTPGNLVNVLAQSAILGILAFGLTTVIIGGGSNVVSGGLDLSLAANLGLSAAVYASLNNAGVGDFASIAATLGTGLAIGTLNALVVVGFRLPPLLATLATLNLVAGLELVLTENTVLPSTSPLLEWLAFGSWLGVPALAWVLAAVGGVLILLIQHTPFGLRLYAVGEYPEAANAAGLSVRGYVFASYLISGLCGSLAAFCSAAWFSGSTTGSGEMLLSVVAIAFLGVIFSRRLQPSIGGALLATLLVGVLINGFQLLNISSFWVDGVQGVLILLVVALSGLRNKEA